Proteins encoded by one window of Acipenser ruthenus chromosome 59, fAciRut3.2 maternal haplotype, whole genome shotgun sequence:
- the LOC117409948 gene encoding voltage-dependent calcium channel gamma-6 subunit: MWSNYFMQEEDSGGVRGVACGTRGGARGGVKRGDRGGAWSDSQEGKVKLAFFVAIVGVTLTMLAVGTEFWVELSPPKSLYNNDTCPAAHFGLWKKCFKLLWVSDIDPERESCGPAELPGEVNCTYFKFFTTGENAVIFQKTTKKELSIAAAVLCLLSITMMILGSMCITMALSKGVEFLLKPASFFFILAGVLVLISLEVFRQSVYALLSSDHTVPLHHEFSWSVVCAGVAGAVLIFGGVCFIILSLPTSPWEKCLHKDGPES; encoded by the exons ATGTGGTCCAACTACTTCATGCAGGAGGAGGACTCAGGAGGGGTGCGCGGTGTGGCATGCGGGACCAGGGGCGGGGCCAGGGGCGGGGTGAAGAGAGGGGACAGGGGAGGGGCCTGGAGCGACAGCCAGGAGGGGAAGGTGAAGCTGGCTTTCTTTGTGGCGATCGTGGGAGTGACCCTCACCATGCTCGCTGTGGGGACGGAGTTCTGGGTGGAGCTCAGCCCCCCCAAATCCCTCTACAACAACGACACCTGCCCCGCCGCGCACTTCGGGCTCTGGAAGAAGTGCTTCAAGCTGCTCTGGGTGTCCGACATCGACCCGGAGAGGGAGAGCTGCGGGCCGGCCGAGCTGCCTGGAG AGGTGAACTGCACCTATTTCAAATTCTTCACAACAGGAGAAAATGCCGTCATATTTCAGAAGACTACCAAGAAAG agctcaGTATTGCTGCTGCAGTGCTGTGTCTGCTCAGTATCACGATGATGATCTTGGGTTCGATGTGCATCACCATGGCGCTCAGTAAAGGGGTCGAGTTCCTCCTCAAGCCAGCCTCCTTCTTCTTCATCCTGGCAG GTGTGCTGGTCCTCATCTCTCTTGAGGTGTTCAGACAGTCAGTCtatgctctcctctcctctgatCACACTGTCCCGCTCCATCACGAGTTCTCCTGGTCTGTCGTCTGTGCGGGGGTGGCGGGGGCAGTCCTCATTTTCGGGGGTGTGTGCTTCATCATCCTCTCCTTACCCACAAGCCCCTGGGAGAAGTGCCTCCACAAAGATGGACCAGAGTCTTGA